TTCTTTCCAGTTCCTCTGAATCAATCGTGGTTTTAAAAGTTCCGTAGTTTACGATTACTTTATTTCTGGAAATTTTCTCAATCGTTCCTACACTGGTACTTCCAGTGATTCGTACACGCTGTCCTACTTTCAGCCAGATGGCACGGTCGCTTTTACGTTGTTCCTCAAGCTTTTCATTAGTTTCAGCAATCTTTTCGATAACCTCTTCCTTTTTAAGCTGCTGGGTGATCTTTCTTTTCACAACCTGTAAACGCTTTGATTCATCTTTATCTGCTCCAATCTTTCTGAATTTCTCCTGTTCCAGCAATTTAACGAAATCTTTCACCACGTCTTTTCTGGATTTTCCTTTCGTATAGCTGTCGATGAAAGTTTCAATCTTATTTCCAAACTGAAGCTTGCGGTGTTCCTCTTCATACAGTTTCTGGAAATTGAACAGTTTCTGCTGTAGCTGGTCGTTCAGCTTCTGAAGGTTGTCCCGTTTATCTTCAACAGATTCTTTTCTTTCAGCAAGATCAGACTTCAGTTTTTCAACCTCAAACTTTTCCTGCTGCAGTTTTACAATCGTTTTATCCAGGTTAACGATATCATGCTCTACCTTTTTCTTGGCAGCATGAATGATAAATCTTGGAATTCTGTTCTTCTCTGCCACTTCAAAAGTAAAGGAGCTTCCTGCCTGTCCCACTTCCAGCTTATACATCGGTTCCAGTGTTTCTTCATTGAAAAGCATGGCAGCATTTTGAGCATTCGGAAGCTGTTCAATCACCAGTTTGATATTCGTATAGTGCGTGGTAATAATAGCGAAACTCTTCTTGTCGTAGAAATATTCCATGAAACTTTCAGCCAGCGCTCCTCCCAATTCAGGATCCGAACCTGTTCCGAATTCATCAATAAGAAGCAGGGTTTCTGCATCCGCTTCACGAATGATTCCTGACATCTTTTTCAGTCTGGAAGAATAGGTAGACAGATGATTTTCGATGGATTGATTATCCCCGATATCCGTCATGATCTTATCAAAGAAAAACATTTCTGATCTCGGATGTACCGGAACAAGAATACCACTCTGAATCATTAGCTGAAGCAGCCCCACTGTTTTCAGGGTAATTGATTTCCCCCCGGCATTCGGTCCTGAGATACAGATGATTCGGTTATGTTCAGTAAGGGCAAGGGTCTGAGGATGGATCGTCTTTTTTTCCTGTTTATTTCTCAGCCACAATAAAGGATGGTAAGCATCTTTCAGCCTTAACGTTTTATGGCGGTTAATCTTCGGAAGAATTCCGTTCACCAGTTCACCAAACTTGGCTTTAGCTCTCGTAAGGTCAAGATCAAAAATATACATCTGATATCTCCAGAGCTGAGGCTGGAATTCCGCCAGTTCTGCAGTAAGTTTTCTAAGGATCTTGTCAATTTCCTTTTTCTCTTCCTCTTCGTTTTCGCGCAGCTTGAAATAATGTTTCACAACACTGTCCGGCTGGATATACGTAATGGATCCCGTTTTTGAAATTCCCAGAACTCTTCCCGGAACCCTTTTCTTAAATCCGGACTTTACTGCTAAAACCCTTTGATCTTCAATAATACTTTCGCGGATGTCATCCAGAAATTCACTCTGCCCGTAATTGAACAGGGCCCGGTTGAAATTTTCCTGAATTGCTTTTTTAGCATGCTGGATTTCCGTTCTCAGTTCCTTTAAAATAGGAGAGGCTTCACTTTTCACTTCCCCAAAACGGTTAAAGACCTTATCTACCTTATCAATGATCTCTTTTCTGAACTCCAGAACAGAAGCTTCCTCCATTAAATTAGGGAAGGTTTCGGGCATTGTCGGGAAAAACTTCTGTAGTTTTCCGATCTGTTCCGTGATGGTTTTTATTTTGATGAAAGCACTGTTTTCCAGGCGATAATTCTCGATCAGCATGAGCTTCAGCTCACTTTCAATATCTTCATATTCATCGAACGGAATTGCATTTGAACTTTCAAAACTCGAAAGATATTCCGACGTTTTTTTCAATGAAAGTTCCGCCTCGTCAATTTCCATCGGACGAAGTTGAAGAATTTTTTCTCTCGTTTTCGGAGAATACGCAAATGGAGAGATTTCCGCGAGCAATTGCGGAAACTCTAATTCGTTTAAATCTTCTTTATCTATATACACACTGCAAATTTAGTGAGAAATTTAAAAAATTTGATTACTTTTATTTATACATCTTTATATTGCCTCAATTATGAAAAGAACTCTGTTTTTCCTGTTTTTATTTTTCTTTGCTGTAAGCTGTAAAAAATCAACTGTAAAAAAATTTTTTGAATATGATGAAATTGATTATTACCATAGCGGTATTCAGCAATTAACGCCAGATGGATTGTCAAATGGATTGCTGTCAGGAAATACACCGGAGAACCTGAGGGATATGAAATTTCTGAATGATATGGACAAAATTGGTTTTAAAAAATTTATTATTAATCCATCAGATTTTGATGAAATCAATGAAGTTTTTAGAGAAAAAACTACCTCTGATAACATTTATTCGAAATGTACCCCTATTTACAGAGATGTGTTAATCTTTAAAAAAGAGGGAAAAATAAGCGGGATAGCCAAAATATGTTTTAGCTGTAACCAGAATATGATCATCGGAACAAAAGCCTCAACGGATAATTTTGGACAGAAAGGTGATTATGACAGACTTGAAAAGACTTTAGCAAAAGTCAGAGATCTTCATTAATTGAAGATCTTGGAAAAAATTTAATCATATAGCTAAAAATTTAGATCAGAATTAATGAAACTGGAAACTGAAAGATTACAATTAAAAGAAATCAACGAAAGCTGCGTTGAAGATATTTTGAAAATCCGAAGCAACGAAATCACCAATCAATTTGTTCAGAGAAATTCTCCGAAAAATAATTATGATGCCCTGCAGTTTATTTTAACCATTAAAGAGAGAACTCAAAACAATCAGACATTTTATAGGGGGATTTCTCTAAAAGATCAACCGAATCTGATCGGAACAATTTGTCTCTGGAATTTTTCTGAAGACAGAACTGTGGCAGAAGTCGGTTATGAATTATTACCGGAATATCACAGGCAGGGAATCATGTCGGAAGCATTGAAAGCCGTTTTAAATGTTGCTTTTAATGACCTGCATTTTCAGGAAATTCTGGCAATGACCAATAAGCATAATGAAAATTCGAAAGGCCTTCTTGTAAAACATGGCTTTACTTTAATGGAAGGCAGAATAGATGAAGGACTTCCTCACAACCTTGTTTTTAGTCTGAGAAATTAAATGATGTAAACACTGCATTCTATGATTTATTCAAAAATTTGATATTGCCTGTTTTTTAATTTATATTTGAACTTTTATCAGATAAACCATGAAGAAGTTTTTAACCGTTATTGTTATTTTGGTACTTGTTTTCTTTGTTGTCCTGCAGGTTTTATGTGGTATAACAAAAATAATATCATGAGCAATCAGGCCGTTTTCAAAGTTTATTTGGATGTAAAAGATGAAGATATGGATGAATATTTCGGAGTGGAAAAAGGAACCTATGACAAAGATAAACATGTGATTGTCTGTGATCTTCCTGTAAATGCCGCTGCATTTAAACCGCACAGCCAGATTGTTAACCGTAATATTGCCGAGATCAGCTGTGATGAAAAATATAATCCGGAGATACACGATAAATACGATCAGACTGAACTTGCCGATGGCGGGAGCATGACCCTGATGATTCTTGATAACAATTCACCTGTTCCTGTGCAGATGGTGAATAAAAACCTGGGAGGATCAAGTATTGTAGCAAAAAGACAGGTCTATTTCGACTACGGAAAAGGAATAATCAATCATATCATTTTAGCAAAGGACAAAGTATACGATTATTGTAATAAATAATAAAATAAAATTGATAACCGCCCGCCAATTTTCAAATTAACTCATTTTCAAATTCACAAATTCCCCACATGACCTGGACAGAAGTTTTAGCCCCGATAAAAAATACAGAATATTTTAAAACCCTTTGGGAAAAAGTAAAACAGGAATATGCCGCCACAAAGGTATTTCCACCGAAAGATCAGATTTTCAGAGCACTGGAAATCACTCCTTTTGATGATGTTGAAGTGGTCATTATCGGGCAGGATCCTTATCATAATGATTATCAGGCCAATGGTCTGTGTTTTTCTGTTTCTGAACAGGTAACGGCACCGCCATCCCTTAAAAATATTTTCATCGAATTGAAAGATGACCTTGGAGTGGTGAGAACATCTAAAGAACTGGACGATTGGGGCAAACAGGGAGTTCTTCTTCTGAATGCCACTTTAACGGTTCGAGCCCATACTCCGAACTCTCATAAAGATCTGGGATGGGAAAAGTTCACCGATTTTGTGATCAAAGAGATCTCAGACAAAAAAGAAAATGTGGTCTTTGTACTCTGGGGTGCTTTTGCACAAAAAAAAGCCGAACTTATTGATCCGGCTAAGCATTTTATTTTAAAATCGGCGCATCCGTCACCGTTTTCTGTTCACAGAGGATTTTTTGGAAGCAAACCCTTTTCAAAAATCAACGAATATCTGGTGTCAAAAGGAAAGAAGCCTATTTCTTGGTAGGCACTGAAGTTTCGTCTGCTTTTTTAATACTGATGCCGATCCTGTATTTTCCGGAAAGAGCCCTGGCTCCATCCTGAGATTTAGGATATGGCGTTACCTCTTCAAGCGTAATCACATATCCGTTGAATACTTCCGACTGATGATAATTTTTCCCCGGATGATTTAAAGTGGCCAGATTCAGAACCATAGGTCTGGAAGTAGTTAGCATTGCTTCCACCTGTGCTACGGCAGCTCCGGCCCAGATGCAGTTTACCCCTTCAGGACAGCGGCTGTCTTCAGAAATTCCTTTAAAAGTAACATTCATCTGGTATTCATCCAGAAATTTATTTTCCCCTTCATTCAGGTAAACAATCCCTTTCTGTTCTTTAGGCTGGGTTCCTGAAGGATCAGACATTTTTGTTTCTGTTGTTTTGGGTGGAATTTTGTCTTTCTTCTGGGCATTGCATCCGGCTAAGGCAAGCATTCCCAGGGTTAATATGATGGCTTTCTGGAACATAATCTCTTTTTTAATTTTAAATAATATCGAGCATATCTAACACTACTACCAAAAACATTGCCACACCTACTACGAAACTAAAACCGGTTCCGTAAATAAATCCTACAAAAGCTCCTTTGGTTGACTGTAAGGCCTTTTTCATATCTTTGCTGTCGTGAAGCAGTTCCCCGATAAAAACACCTGCAAACATTCCAATCAGGAAGCCTAAAGGGATAGGAATGAATAATCCAACAATGGTTCCAATGATAGAGCCAATACTTCCCCAGCGTGTACCTCCGTATTTTCTGTTGGTTCTGGCCGGAATCACATAGCTTAAAACTGCAGATGCTGCCGTAAGAATTCCGAATGCCCACACATAAATCATGGGAAGATCAGAGTCTGTTCCGAACTTATAAATCAGAAGCCCACAAATGCTCAGTAGAAGTCCGGGAAGGATCGGAAGAAAAGTTCCAAGTATCCCCAGAACCAATAAAATAAGGCATAGAAGGTTAATTAAGGTAGTATCCATTCTTTAAAAATATAAATGCAAGATAGGAAAAAAGAAGATTTACAGAAGTATTTTAAGAATTTGGGATGAAAATTGATTGGGAATTGTAACATGATCCTTCTTAATTTTATAAATTTGCTGTAATGAAAGACGAAATTCAGGATACCAAAAATTTTTTGCAGGAAATCAGCGACCAGCTTTACATCTATATCAGTCAGGTAACCCCTGCCGGTTTGGATTGGGTGATTCATATTATTGTGAAACTGGCATTGCTTTGCGCTGTTTTTTTAGTTGTGGATTTTATTTTTAAATTCACTATCAATTTTATTTTCAGGTTTTTCCGGAATGATGATAAATATCCGGTGATACGATCGATCTATCAGTCTAAAATTACAAATTCCGTAGCTCATTTTGCCGCTCTTCTTGTTGTGGGAGCTATACATCCTTCCATATTTCCGGCTACCGCACTGCCCAAGACAACCACATTTATCAACAGGTCTGTCAATTTAGGACTGGTGCTCATTCTTGCGGGAATGCTGTACCGTTCATTAACCGGTTTCAGAAACTACTTTACCATTAAGCAGGATTTCTACAAGATCATGGCGCTGAATGCAATTTCGGAAACTGTAAAGATTTTAGGAATTTTTGTCTTCTCCGTAGTTGGAATCTGTGTAATCTTCGGAATCAAAGGAACAACTATTGTAGGAAGTCTGGGGGCAATAACCGCTGTATTGGTATTGGTTTTCAGGGATACTATTTTAGGATTTGTAACCGGCATACACGTAGCGACATCTAAAAACCTGAAGGTAGGGGACTGGGTAAGCATTCCGAAATACAGCATCGAAGGAAATATTACGGAAATAAGTCTTCTGACCACAAAGATCACCAATTTTGATAAGACCGTTTCTACCATACCTACCTATGACCTGTTGACCACAGAGATCAAAAATTTGCAGATCATGTCTGAGTCAAATACCAGGAGAATCAAAAAATCGATTTACTTTAATATTAATTCCTTTAAATTTTTAACAGAGGAAGATATTGAGCGTCTGAAAGAAATCAACCTGATCTCGGATTATATTGACGAGAAAACCCAGGAGATTAAAAAAGAAAAAGAAAGTCTGAAGCACAGTGATAAAACGATCAACGGCAGGCAGCTTACCAATATCGGGGTTTTCAGATATTATGCCCAGAAATATATAGAAAACGACCCTGACATTGATAAAAACGGGGCTAAAATGGTCCGCCAGCTGGATATTACACCACAGGGGCTGCCTCTCGAAGTATACTGTTTTGCAAATGATTCGAAATGGGAACATTTTGAACAGATCCAGGCTGACATTTTCGACCATCTGCTGGTGGCCTCAAAAGAATTTGATCTGCAGGTGATGCAGGTGAGTGTAAAGGTGTAATAAAAACAGAGGGTTAATCCCTGCAACATAGATAATAAATAAGAGAATAAATAGAGAATTGAGTAACTGCCCGGTTCTGAATTTAATCTCCAACTTCCAAAAAGATATGACAAAATTAAGCGTAAACATCAATAAAATCGCAACATTAAGAAATGCCAGAGGAGGCGATACGCCAAGTGTAACAGAGGCAGCGGTTAAAATCCAGGAATTCGGAGGACAGGGGATTACCATCCATCCAAGACCTGACGAAAGACATATAACAAGAAAAGATGTCTACGATCTGAAACCTTTGGTAACTACAGAATTCAATATTGAAGGAAATCCGCACCGTCATTTTATTGATATGGTGCTTGATGTAAAGCCGGAACAGGTAACACTGGTTCCTGATGCTGATGATGCCATCACTTCCAATGCAGGATGGGATACTAAAAAACACTTAGATTTGCTTACGGAGATCATTGCTGAATTTAAAAATGCAGGAATCCGTACCTCAATTTTCCTTGATCCAATGCCGGAACTGGTAGAATACGCTGCGAAAACAGGTGCAGACAGAATTGAGCTGTACACGGAAGCCTACGCAAAAAATTACCTTTCCAATAAAGAGCAGGCTGTAAAACCTTATTATGATACTGCTGTTGTAGCAGCAGAACATGGATTAGGAATCAATGCCGGGCATGACCTTAGTCTTGAAAACTTAAAATATTTTGCAGACCATGTTCCCAATCTGCTCGAAGTATCAATCGGTCACGCCCTTATTTCGGAAGCTTTGTATATGGGACTTGAAAATACAGTCCAGGCTTATCTGAAGAGACTGGCCAAATGGTAAAAGACAAATCAGGCCGGATGAATATCTGGCCTTTTTCCTTTCTGATTATTAATCTTTAAAATTTTAATTCCTAAAAAATGGAAACCTTAAACTCAAAAATATTCGGTGAAAATTTAACAACAACACCTCTTCTTGTATTCCACGGATTGTTTGGAATGCTTGATAACTGGGGGACCTTCGGGAAAGACCTGGGAGAATACCTTCCGGTACACCTGATCGACCTTAGAAATCACGGCAGAAGTTTTCACTCAGACCAGATGTCCCATGATGATCTTGCGGATGACATTGCCCGCTATATGGATCATTACGGAATTCAGAAAGCCCATGTTTTAGGACATTCGTTAGGTGGGAAAGCAGTAATGCAGTTCGCTATAAAATATCCTGAAAGAGTAGAAAAGCTGATTGTCGTAGATATTTCCCCTAAAGCATACCCTCCACATCATCAGGGAATCATTAAGGCATTGGAAACCGTGGATTTTGATATCGTTGGATCAAGAGGTGATGTAGAAGCTGTTCTTACCCAATATATTCCTGAAAAATCAACAATTCAGTTCCTGGCGAAAAACCTGTATTGGGATGATAATAAAAAGCTGAACTGGAGATTCAATCTTAAAACACTTTCTGAAAAATATAACGAATTTGTTTCAAATGCTATAAAATTTGGTGTGTTTGAAGGTGATGCTTTATTTATTGCAGGAGAAAAATCAAACTATATCCTGCCACAGGATGAATACGGTATTAAACAGCAGTTTCCAAAAGCCAGGATTGTCACTGTAAAAAATGCAGGACATTGGGTTCAGGCTGAAAATCCTGTTGATTTTGCAATAGTTGTTAAGCAATTTTTAGGTTTGGATTAAATTGATTCTCTGTGTTTTATATTTTAGTTAAAATTTTCTTAAAATAAGATAATATTTCCCCAGGTAATGAAATTTTTGTATTTTAGTTTTAGAGAAAAACTAAAAATATTAACTTATGGAAAAGAAAAACTCAAAAAAACCGTTCTTTGCTTCGTTTTTAGAGAAACAAATTCAAGATCCGGAAAAAATTCAGGGAGGAGGATTATCAGATCCTTCATCGGATATTATTACTCTTCCGGCAAGAGATCAGGTTACATCAGTTACCCTTGACAGTGTTACCCTTCCCTATAAGGACAACATTGTTACGATGAAACATCCTTCCGACAGCGATGAAGCCGGAGAGCTGGATTATCTGTAACCACAAGGCCTAAGAATTTTATTAACCAACCAAACTAAAATACTATGAAAAAGAACAACTCTAAGAAACCGTTTTTTGCTTCATTTCTGGAAAAGCAGATTCATGATCCTGAAAAAATACAGGGAGGAGGAACAACTCCTGATACAGATGTGATCACTCACCCTGCTACAGACGGAAGTACGTCGCCTATTCTCGATAATATGACAACTCCAAAACAAGACTATATCGAGACCAAGAAGTATCCATCCGACAGCGATGAAGCTGGAAACTTTTAACCCCCAAATTCAATTATTATGAAAAACAAAAATTCAAAAAAGAAACCGTTTTTTGCATCCTTTCTTGAAAAGCAGGTTGCAGACCCTGAAACTGTAAAAGGTGGTGGAACAGGAATTATCACCATCCCTGAAAAAGATGGAATCACAAAGCCTTCATTAGATACCGCTACATCCCCGAAAGATGATATGGCTCACACGCTGAAGTATCCTTCAGACGGAGATGATGATTCACCTACAGTTCCGCTTTAATAATGACATGAAATACTAACGTTAATACAATCATATCAAAGGAAACTTACCACTAAGTTTCCTTTTTTAATAAAACCGGCAAATGATTCTCTGCATTACCCATTCACAGGATTTTTATAATATCGATATCTTTTCTGAATATCTTGCCTCTAAGAATATTCCTTATTTCAGACTGAATTCGGACAGGATGAACCACCTTCAGAAAATAAACGTCACTGAAGATTCATTTGAGCTGACTGATGAAAATGGAAATACCATTCATTCTAATGAAATAAAAGGAGTGTGGCACAGAAAAGCCTGGGGAATAAAGGCTCCTGAAGAACTGGATAAAGACTACGAGAAAATATTCCTTAAAGGGTATGAAAATATCCGCTATAACCTTATTACTGTGCTGGAAGATGTTCCATGGATTAACCCTTATGAAAATGAACGGAAAATCGACGGAAATAAAATGCTTCAGCTGAAACTTGCCGAAAAAAACGGCTTAACTATTCCTAAAACCATTTTTTCTAATGATGAAGAGAAAATACTTTCTTTTTTTCATACCTGTTGTGAAGGAAAAGCAGTAGCCAAGCTTCATAGCCTGACCTCAAAATCCATGAGCGGGGAAACTTTGATCTCAACCATGATCATTGATGAAACAACGCTGGATCATATTTCTGATATAGCTTACTGTCCCATGATCTTTCAGCCGTATATCGACAAAGAGTATGAGCTGCGTATCGTATATATCGCCGGTGATTTTTTTACCGGAAAGATCAATAACAGTGAACATGCCGATTGGAGAATTGCCCATGAAGGTCAGTTCTGGTCAGCTTATGACCTGCCGCAGCATATCAAAACAGGATTGGTTTCCATGATGGAAGAAATGGGGCTTTATATCGGAGCTATTGATATGATCAAAGGAAAAGACGGGGAATATTATTTCCTGGAAGTAAACCCTCAGGGAGAATGGGGAATGCTGCAAAAAGAGCTGGGTTTCCCCATAGCAGAAAGAATTGCCGACAACCTTATAAAAAGAATCTATACCCATGAATAAAATTTTAATCATTACCCATACCGCAGATAATTTCTCCATTGAAAAAGTAACAGAATACATAGAAAAGAACGGCTGTGAAGTCATCCGCTTTGATGTTGACCTTTATCCGCTTCAAAACAAACTCACAACTTCTTTTCAGGATGGTGAATGGGTAAGTATTCTTGAAACACCGGATGCTAAATACCGTCTGGACGATATTGCTGCTGTATGGTACAGAAGGGCATATAATATGGGGCACGGGCTTAGAGAAGAAATGGACCCTAAATTCTTTGGAGCAGCGATGGGAGAGATCCGCAACACGCTTTTCGGATTCCTGGAATCTATAGATACTTATGCTCTTGGAAAACCAAGTGTTTACAGGAGGTTAGACAGTAAAGAAGAACAGCTTAAAATTGCTGATAAAATAGGGCTTAAAATTCCTGAATCCTGCATCACAAACAATCCTGAAGAAGCCAAAAAATTCATCCTGAAACATCAGAATGTAGTTGCTAAAATGCAGACCGGTTTTGCTATTTATGAAGACGGAGTAGAATGTGTGGTGTTCACCAATGTAGTCAGCGAAGATAAACTTGATGAACTGGATTCGCTTCTGTACTGCCCGATGCAGTTTCAAAAGAAAATTGAAAAGAAAAAAGAACTCCGTGTAACTGTTGTGGGCCGAGATGTATATACTTTTGAAATCGATTCCCAACAGTCTGAAGAAGCCAAAATAGACTGGCGAAAAGACGGGGTGAATCTCATCAAAAAATGGGAGAGAACAGAATTACCTGCTGATATTGAAGCGAAGATCCTGGAACTACTGGACGTTTATAACGTGGATTATGGCGCTATCGATATTATCGTTTCGCCGGAGGATGAATATTACTTTATTGAAATCAATGCTGCCGGTGAATTTTTCTGGCTGGATAATCTTACGGAAGGACATCTTATCTCAAAAAGTATCGCTGATGTCCTTTGCGATAAAGCTCCAAGAAGAAATAATATGGTCTTAGTTTAATGAAAAGCAGATTTTTGTTGGAAATATTACATCTACGGAGTAGGTGAAAAAATAGCGCCCTTTAGTTTGTAAAAAGAAATTAAGTTTACAGAATTAAACCATTCACAAGAAACTTTGCGTAAACCTCAACAAAAAATATATAAATCAAAAAGATCCGCGTCATCTGCCCGATCTGCGAGCGTAAGAAATTCTCTTGCAGATTTGCAGATGTTTGCGTGATAAATTAAAACGTTATCGGTTTTCAAAAACTATGATGTTTGTAACTATATTTTCCATTCAGAATCCCAAATATTTTATAAATTAAGCAGAATTCTGCTTTAAAAATCGCAAATTTGCAGAAGCAATTTTTCAGAAATTTCTAATGATACAATGGAGAATTGCCAGAGAGAAAATATTGTCATATTTTAGTCAGCAATCAAGTAGAATAATTAATGGTTTTTGTAACGGGTGCAACCGGAATCCTGGGAAGGATCATCGTTTTAGAGCTTCTTAAAAAGGGAAGAAACGTACGAGCTTCCAAAAGACCGGGCAGCAATTTAAACGATGTAAGACATTCTTACAGTTTTTATACGGAAGATCCTGAAGGCTTTTTCAATAAGATTGAGTGGGTGGATGTAGATTTTGATGATCAGGATTCCCTGCAGGATGCATTGAAGGACATAGATGAGGTCTATCATTGTGCCGCAAAAGTAGGATTTGATCCGAAAGACGATAAAGAAATGTACCATACCAATGTAAAAGGTACAGAAAACCTGCTGTATGCGTGTGAGGGTTCGGAAGTCAGAAAATTCCTGCATGTGAGCACAATTGCTGTTTTAGATACATACAATGAAAAAGGAGAGCTGGATGAAAGTTCAGATTTCAATCCCAAAGAAGAGCATTCCGCTTATGGAATTTCCAAACATCTTGCTGAAATGGAAGTGTGGAGAGCATCCGCAGAAGGTTTGAATACCGTGATCGTAAATCCCGGAATGATCATAGGGAGCGGGAACTGGGGACAGAGCAGCGGGGATATTTTTCCTACTTTTGAAAAAAACAGCTTTACATTTTCCGGAGGAACCAGTTATGTGGATGTAAGAGATGCAGCTAAAATTTCTATAGAATTGATGGATAGAAATGTTTTCGGAGAGCGCTTTATCCTTATTTCTGACAATAAAAGATATGCTGATCTTGGAAAACAGATCAGATCAAAACTGGGACTCAAAGAAGCCAGAATTCTTACAAGATCCCAGCTGAATATCGGAAGGGCTGCCAATATTCTATTCGGATGGCTTATTCCCAAACTGAGAATGATTACCAGATCAAACATAGAATCGATCTCATCCCTCAATACCATTTCCAATCAAAAAATTAAAGACAGGCTGGATTATCAGTTTATTTCTGTAGAAGAAAGTATTGATTTCCATCTTAAAAATTATATTAACGACAAAAAGCTGACTCAATGAATCTTGCAGAGGCAATTATCCTTAAAAATGTAGAAAAACATCCTGTAAAATCGGCAATCGGCTTTAAAAAGAAAGAAGAAAACTGGAAAGAGCTGAGCTGGAAAAAGCTCGGTGAAATCGTTTTTAAAACAGCTAATGCACTGAAAAATGCCGGGATTCA
This region of Chryseobacterium vaccae genomic DNA includes:
- a CDS encoding microviridin/marinostatin family tricyclic proteinase inhibitor, producing MKNKNSKKKPFFASFLEKQVADPETVKGGGTGIITIPEKDGITKPSLDTATSPKDDMAHTLKYPSDGDDDSPTVPL
- a CDS encoding MvdC/MvdD family ATP grasp protein, whose product is MILCITHSQDFYNIDIFSEYLASKNIPYFRLNSDRMNHLQKINVTEDSFELTDENGNTIHSNEIKGVWHRKAWGIKAPEELDKDYEKIFLKGYENIRYNLITVLEDVPWINPYENERKIDGNKMLQLKLAEKNGLTIPKTIFSNDEEKILSFFHTCCEGKAVAKLHSLTSKSMSGETLISTMIIDETTLDHISDIAYCPMIFQPYIDKEYELRIVYIAGDFFTGKINNSEHADWRIAHEGQFWSAYDLPQHIKTGLVSMMEEMGLYIGAIDMIKGKDGEYYFLEVNPQGEWGMLQKELGFPIAERIADNLIKRIYTHE
- a CDS encoding MvdD family ATP-grasp ribosomal peptide maturase, producing MNKILIITHTADNFSIEKVTEYIEKNGCEVIRFDVDLYPLQNKLTTSFQDGEWVSILETPDAKYRLDDIAAVWYRRAYNMGHGLREEMDPKFFGAAMGEIRNTLFGFLESIDTYALGKPSVYRRLDSKEEQLKIADKIGLKIPESCITNNPEEAKKFILKHQNVVAKMQTGFAIYEDGVECVVFTNVVSEDKLDELDSLLYCPMQFQKKIEKKKELRVTVVGRDVYTFEIDSQQSEEAKIDWRKDGVNLIKKWERTELPADIEAKILELLDVYNVDYGAIDIIVSPEDEYYFIEINAAGEFFWLDNLTEGHLISKSIADVLCDKAPRRNNMVLV
- a CDS encoding NAD-dependent epimerase/dehydratase family protein, whose protein sequence is MVFVTGATGILGRIIVLELLKKGRNVRASKRPGSNLNDVRHSYSFYTEDPEGFFNKIEWVDVDFDDQDSLQDALKDIDEVYHCAAKVGFDPKDDKEMYHTNVKGTENLLYACEGSEVRKFLHVSTIAVLDTYNEKGELDESSDFNPKEEHSAYGISKHLAEMEVWRASAEGLNTVIVNPGMIIGSGNWGQSSGDIFPTFEKNSFTFSGGTSYVDVRDAAKISIELMDRNVFGERFILISDNKRYADLGKQIRSKLGLKEARILTRSQLNIGRAANILFGWLIPKLRMITRSNIESISSLNTISNQKIKDRLDYQFISVEESIDFHLKNYINDKKLTQ